From a region of the Methylomonas rapida genome:
- the serC gene encoding 3-phosphoserine/phosphohydroxythreonine transaminase, translating into MARIYNFSAGPSMLPEAVLRQAQQEMLDWQGSSMSVMEMSHRGKEFMAIAETMKNDLVELMAIPDNYKVLFLQGGATAQFAMIPQNILNGKSKACYVNTGAWSTSAIKEAGKYCEVGIAASSEDSKFTTIPDFASWSIDPDAAYLHYTSNETIHGVEFNEIPDAKGLPLVCDMSSNILSRPVDVSRYGIIYAGTQKNMGPSGVTVVIVREDLVGLAPKTVPSVFNYEQQAKSDSMLNTPATYNWYLLGLVLQWLKAEGGVAAIEQRNLQKADKLYRAIDASSLYSNPVAKACRSRMNVPFVLADESLDKEFLALAEKNGLGSLKGHRSVGGMRASIYNAMPETGVDALIEFMAEFERTH; encoded by the coding sequence ATGGCACGGATTTACAACTTTAGCGCCGGTCCTTCGATGTTGCCGGAAGCGGTGTTGCGGCAAGCGCAGCAGGAAATGCTGGATTGGCAAGGCTCCAGCATGTCGGTGATGGAAATGAGTCATCGTGGCAAGGAATTCATGGCGATTGCCGAAACCATGAAAAACGATCTGGTTGAACTGATGGCCATCCCGGACAACTACAAAGTGTTGTTTCTGCAAGGCGGCGCCACCGCGCAATTTGCGATGATTCCGCAAAACATCCTGAACGGCAAAAGCAAGGCCTGTTATGTCAATACCGGGGCCTGGTCGACCAGCGCGATCAAGGAAGCCGGCAAGTATTGCGAAGTCGGCATCGCCGCCAGTTCGGAAGACAGCAAATTCACGACGATTCCGGATTTTGCCAGTTGGTCGATCGATCCTGATGCGGCCTATTTGCATTACACCTCGAATGAAACCATACACGGTGTCGAATTCAACGAAATTCCGGATGCCAAAGGCTTGCCACTGGTGTGCGACATGTCCTCCAATATTTTGTCGCGTCCGGTCGATGTCAGTCGTTACGGCATCATATACGCCGGTACACAAAAGAACATGGGGCCTTCCGGTGTGACCGTCGTGATCGTACGCGAAGATTTGGTCGGCTTGGCGCCGAAAACGGTGCCGTCGGTATTCAACTACGAACAGCAAGCCAAAAGCGATTCCATGCTGAATACCCCGGCGACTTACAACTGGTACTTATTGGGCCTAGTATTGCAATGGCTGAAAGCCGAAGGCGGCGTTGCCGCAATCGAACAGCGCAACCTGCAAAAAGCCGACAAGCTGTATCGAGCCATCGATGCCTCCAGTTTGTACAGTAACCCGGTGGCCAAGGCCTGCCGTTCCCGCATGAACGTGCCTTTCGTATTGGCCGATGAGAGCCTGGACAAGGAATTCCTGGCTTTGGCGGAGAAAAATGGTTTGGGTTCGCTGAAAGGTCATCGTTCGGTGGGCGGTATGCGGGCCAGCATTTATAACGCGATGCCGGAAACTGGCGTGGATGCGTTAATCGAGTTCATGGCCGAGTTCGAACGGACGCACTAG